The DNA window CACTGAGGCGTTTGAGCGTGACGAGTGCGGCGCCCTCCGAGAAGACGGTGCCGTCCGCCGCCGAGTCGAACGCTCGCACCTCGCCTGACGGGGACAGCGTTCCCATCTCCGAGAAATAGATCTGTCGTAGCGGTCCGTGCGAGCTCACCCCGCCGCAGAAAGCCACGTCCACCGCACCGTCGAGCAGGTGCCTGACCCCGAGGTCGACGGAGTACAGCGAGGACGGACAGATGTTGTCGACGACCAGGATCGGGGTGTCCTGCGGCAGGAGACCTTCGATCGCCCTCCGGGCTTGCGCATACGGGAGGAACTCCCCATGACGCGAACCGGCACACGGGTCGGCCTGCGCCAACTGGTGCCGGATCCGTTCGCCGACCCGGGCGTCGTCCGGATCAGCCGGCAGGTGTCTCGCCGCGCCGGCGGCGAGCATGTCGGCGGTGAGAGCCGTGTCGAGCTCATAGCTGGTGTCGGTGGAAGCGGCGAGAAAGAGCCCAGGCCTCGTCACCTTCCCGGACGTCCCCGCCAGGCACTGCCGCAGGGCACGGCGTAGCCAGGAAGCCTGGAGATCCCCAGCCCCCTGCTCGGCGGCCTCACGTACCTCACCGAAGCGGAGGTCGGGCACCCGGCCGGTCTCGTCCTCGGCCGCCGCGACCAGCGCCTCATGCCCTCGGAACCTGTCAGGTCTTCCAAACGGGAGCGGCCCGTCCTGCGCCCGTTGCCAGAGGTCCTCGATTCCCTCACACCCGGGGATCACCACGCCTGCCCCAACCAGGCAGACCTGCTCGGCAGGCACTGCTTACGCCTCGGTCGTGGAGTCGGAGCGTCGCAGCAGATCGGCCACCGAACGAAGGGTGAGCGTCGCGGGAGACTCCGAGTCTCCGGTGTCTACTGCCCACAACTCCCCGGCGCGCGCGAGCACGATCCGGTGCTGCAGGGAGTCCAAGCCGAGTTCCGCTTCCAGGTCCACGTCTGGCGTCACCACCTCTTCGGGGAGTTCCAGGACGGTGGCGTACATCTTCTGCAGACCCTGCAGGAGGGTGTCGTTCTCGGGCAGCATGGCTACTCCTTACGGTATTGTTGGATATTGGCATCGGTCGGGCGTGTTCTGAATGGAGTCAACACGCAGGTGTCGCCCCCTGTGATTTCGACGACAAACCGGGACAGGCTGTCCCTGAGGCCGCATTCCACAAACCGGTCGACCCCTGCCTCACGGAGTTCCGTCACCGCGTTCGGGAAATTCAGTGGGCGCACCAACTGTGCACCGATCATAGCGAGCAGGTCGTCGTCCGGCGCAAGCCTCCGCCCAAGTATCGTCGAATACACGGCCGTCCGCAGGACTCCCGGCTGGATTCCGCGCACTGATTCCAGGTAGTGCTGCAACGCCGAATCGAGACAGGGATGATGCTGTGGATACGGGCCAGTGCGCAGCCTCGTCGCCAATATTCCGCGCGAATCGGCGATACGCAGCAATCGCCGCACCTGCTCGGCCGGCCCGGAAAGAATCACCTGTGTCGGGCTGTTTGTCGCGGCGACGACGACGTCCTCTCCCTGCCGCGCAAATTCCTCCGCTTCGGCCGGGGAGACCATGAACGCCGCAGTCGCCCCAGTCGGCTGCGCGTAGGACTCGAGAGAGCGAGCCCGCTCGCACAGCAGGCGCGCCCCGTCCTCGACAGTGAGCCCCCCTGCGGCGACCAGGGAGGTTATCTCCCCCAGGCTGTGTCCGAAGACTATGTCGGCCCCGAGCCCGAGTTCCTCTTCAAGAATTCGCCAGCAACAGAGCTGGAGATGATAGGTGCGCAACTCGCTCAACGGATCCCATGAATCCAGATCCGACTCGGAGAGTACGGACGACCAGCCGTAAGCGGCACTGACAGGATCGATCCGCTCGGCCACTTCCGTGGCGATACGCCGTCCCGGCGAGTAGTGCGCGAAGGGAGCCGAGAAATAGGAGCCCGCGCCAGGAAACATGAAGGCAGTGACCATGAACCTCTCGCTCAAATCCGGCCGGGAGGGGTTCTCCTGTCTACCAGACAGGAGAATTCTGTGCGGCGCTCTACGATGCCGCACCGGGATGCACTGTGTGTAGGAAGATCGGCGATGTTGGCCTGAAGATACCCCTGGATCGGCCAACGGGGAAGATCTTTTCCGCCTCCTGATACCCGCAGAGTCCGCCATTCGATCGTCGAACACGCTCCGCCGCCAAACCGATACTCAGCGACGCGTTCGGCGCCACATTTCCGTCGGCCATACCTCCGTACCCGGCCGATCGAGGTGCGGGTGAGGTGTTCGGCGAGTTGGCGGTGATGGGCCCGCCGCTGGCCCTGGCGCACCTACCCGGCGGAGTCTCCTCCGGCGGCCAGCACCTCGGCGAAGAACCGCAACCGGACCTCGTCCTGCACCGACTCACCGCCTTCGTGTCCGTTGAACGGATACACCTCCATCCGGCACGGCCCCGCATAGTGGTGGTAGGCGCCGAACACCGTCGAGGCCGGGCAACTGGCGTCCATCAGCGCCACGCTGAACAGCGCCGGGCAGCGCCCCCGGGCGGCGAAGTTGACCCCGTCGACATAGCTCAACGTGTCGAAGACCCGCTCCACGTTGCCCCGGTGGACCTTCAGGTAGTTGACGATCTCCTGGTAGGGGCCGGCGGTGGCCAGCTCGGCGCCGCGCCGGAAGTCACAGAGGAACGGCACGTCGGGCGCGACGGCGCGCAGCCGGGGGTCGAGGGCCGCGACCGCCAGCGACAGCCCGCCACCCTGGCTGATCCCGGTGGCCACCACCCGGTCGGGGTCGACCAGCGGATGGGCCCGGGCCGCCTGCACGGCGCGCACCGCGTCGGTGACCACCCGCCGGTAGTAGTGGGTTCGGGGGTCGAGCACGCCCCGGGTGACGAAGCCGGGATGCTGTGGGTTGCCGCCGGCCGGCTCGTGGTCGGGGGTCGCTCCGGCGCTCCACCCGCTGCCCTGGCCGCGTACGTCCATGAAGAGGTGGGCGTAGCCCGAGGCGGCGTAGAGCAGGTTCTCGTGCGGCAGGCCCCGGCCGCCGCCGTAGCCGGGAAACTCCACCACGCACGGCAGCGGCTCCTCGACACCGGCCGGGACGGCGAGCCACGCCTTGACCCGGTCCCCGCCGAAGCCGCTGAACGTCACGTCGTAGACGGTGATCACCCGCAGTGGTGAGTCGACCGGTTCGAAGGTGGCGTCCAGCTCGCGCCGGGCCGCCTCGGCCAGGGTGTCGGCCCAGAACTCGTCGAAATCGGCGGGCTCGCGGCGCACCGGCCGGTATCCGGCGAGTTCGGCCAACGGCAGGTCGGTCAGCGGCATGCGTACCCCAGTTCATCTCGTCGCGTCGGCCGACCCGAGCCACCCCATGGTCACGCTGAGTGTCGGCTGGTGTTCCGATTTGGGCAGGCGGCTGACGGCCGGATGTCATCCTTGGCTGCGGCAACCCGCCAGGTCAAGGGGCCGAGCGCCCGACCCGGCGACCGAGAAGTGCGGTGATAATCCGTATTAGCTTCTTGACTCGGCGGATCGCCCGGGACCACACTCAGCACTCGGACCGGCCAGACACCTGCCGCACCCTCCGTCACTGATGATCTCGCCGGTGGCCGTGCCCGACGCCGCCTCGCCACGAGCTCCGGTCGGTCCGCCGCGCCACGTCCGAGTCGCTTGATTCCGCTCCGACCCGCCTGCCCGTCCCGACAGGAGGACCACCATGGCCACCAACCCGATCCCGACCAGTTTCAGACGCCGAACGTTGCTGGCCGCCGCAGCGGGCGGAGCGGCCCTGCTCGCCGTACCGCTCCGGGCGTTCGCCGAGACGTCGGACGCCACCGGGACGCCGGAGAGCACGGAGACGTCGGAGGCCACCGCGTCGGGCCTGCCGCTGCTGGCCCCGCTGCCGCCCGGAGCACCGGACCGGACCCTGTTCGCCCCGCTGGAACAGCGGTTCGCCGGCTACCTGGCGATCCTTCCGGCGATGACCAACGACATCGACGAGACGACCAACCCCGGGTTCATGGGCGGCGGCTGGTGGCGCTCCCCGAACGCGCCGTACAACGCCCGGGTGCAGGAGCACGTCTACACGTTGAGCTGGTTCCACGCCAACCAGCGGCCGTGGAATCCGTACGCCGGAAACGCGGCGCTGGCCGGGCGGCTCGACGCGGCGCTCGGGCACTACCTCGGGCTCCAGCACGACGACGGATCCTGGCCGGAGTACAGCCGCAACGAGCACTCGCTGCCCGCCACCGGCTTCGGCCTCGGTTACCTGGCCAAGACCCTGGCCAACCTGCGGCAGTCGGATGCGCTGCCGCAGCGGCGGACGGAGATCGAGCGGGCCCTGCGCGCCGGGATGAGCTGGCTGCTGGATCCTGCCAACGGCATCTGGCGTACCCCCGTCCAGTGGACCAACCAGGTCGCCGCCGGCCTCGCCGGCGCGACCCTGGCGCTGCGGCTCCAACCGGACGCCGCGCTGGCCGCCCGGCTCACCGAGCGGATCGACTTCCTGGCCGAGCACGGACAGAGCCCGGCCGGCTTCTTCTACGACCCGACCGGCATGGACATCAACTACAACTTCGAGGTGATGCTGCCGGAACTGGCGGAGATCTACCTGCTCACCGGCAACCGGGCCGTGCTGGGGATGGCCCGCCGGTTCACCGAGTGGTTCGGCTACAACCTGCTCCGCGAGCCGGACGGCTCGGGCTGGCTCACCTACTACGCCATGTCCGCCCGGACCAGCGTCGCCTACTACGACAACGCGATCCCCGACCCGGACCGCACCAACCTCAACTCGGCCTTCGTCCCCGACCTGCCACAGCTCGGCGCGTTCCTCACGTCCAGGGAGGACCGGGCCGCCGCCCGCGCCGCCTGGGCCGCCGAGCCGGGTCCCGCCCCCGGACTGGCCAAGCAGGACACCTCGCCCCGGATCATCGCGCACGCGCCGTACGCGGAGACGCTGCCGAGCAACGCCGAGAAGAAGCGGGCCATCGCGGCGCTGCCCTACCTGCGGCAGCCGGAGTTCGCCCAGGTGCGCCGGGACACCGTGGTCAAGCAGGACTACCTCTACGTCAGGCGGCCGGGGCTCTACTTCGGGGCGTTCTTCGGCACCCGGCCGACCAGCACGGTCCGCAGCGGACCGGGTTTCCTCTGGCACCCGGTGGTCGGCACCATCGTGCACGCCCAGCAGAGCGACACCGGCTGCTGGTCGACGCTGCTGCCCAACGGCAACCCGGACGGCCGGAGCAACCTGGTCGCCGAGTACCAGATCGGTGACCGGGAGTGGAACGGGAAGTTCCTCTCCCCCGGCGACGCGCCGGTGCGGGTGCACTACGGTCTGCCGGACTCGCGGATCACCACCGAGCTGACCCTCACCCGGGACAGCGTGATCCGCTCGGTGCGGGCCACCTCGACGGCGACCGAGCAGATCCCACTGGTGCTGCAACCGCAGGACGCCGTGACGTTCGCCGACGGCACCCCGGTCGCCTACGGCGCCAACGCGGCTGCACGCACCGACGGCCTGACCATCCGTCGCGGCGGCACCGTCATCACGATCAGTTGGGACAGCGTACGGCCGGCCACCGTGACCAGCACGTCCCGGACCTACCTGCGCGACGCCCGGCGACGGGTGCACACGCTGCGGGTGCCGCACGACGGCCGGATCGAGGTACGCATCACCCTGTCCTGACCGTGAATCTGGTATCGACCAGCCGCCGGACCGGTTGTCGACCGGTCCGGCGGCCAGCTGGTGGAGACGTCGCGGCCGCCGACACCACGTACAGGCGACGCCCAGCCGGCCCGCCTCGGCTGCCTCGACCAGCCTCTCCGGGGGGGGAATCCGATCCCGTTGTCGCGCACGGTGACGCGTACCAGGTCCGCCTCGTCCTCCAGCAGCACCCAGGCGTGGGCGCCGGGGCCGGCGTGCCGTCGTACGTTGTCCAGGGCGGCTTGCACCGCCGCGCTCAGCTCTGCGGCGGTGGGGGCCGGCAGGCCGGCAGGCACCGACTGGGAAGACCGGGAGACACCCGTGGCCGGGGCATCAGCTTGTCCACGCGTACATCATCACCGGCCGGAAACGCGCGGCCACCGCCCACTGGCAGGCCATGTGCCGAGCCCGGCGCGGAGCGGCCAGGAGCGCCACCGGCAGCAACATCACCGCGAGCAGCCGTACGACGACCCGATACCGCCGGCCACGAGGGCGGGCGGGCGTCACCGAGAGAAGAGATCCCGCGGTCGACACCTCGTGATCTGAGTTCCGCTACTCATCCTCGACAGGTGGACCCCCCGGTGGGCCCGCGTGAAGTGAGCAGACCATGCAGCGCCGCGCCGAACGCCCCGGGGTGTGTCCGGTATCCCTCGTGGCCACCCGGCAGGTCGGCCAGGTGCTCGCCGAGCAGGGCCGCGAGCCTGGCCGCGCAACGGCTGGGGAACGTGTCGGTCGCCCGGCCGGTGGCGGGCACGATCGTCGTGGCGCCCGCGCGCAACGCCGCCCAGCCGGCGGCGCCGATCCGGTATTCCCATGTCGCGCGCGCCTCGCCGGTGAGGAAGGCGTTGATGTTCGCGACGGTCCGGCCGCTGGCGGGCTCCCACACCACCTCGTCCTCGTGGTCGCGTGGATCGTGGGAGGGGTCTCCGAAGCCGGCCCGCATGATTTTGAGCGCCGCCGGCCAGCCCGACTCCGCGTGGACCCGGCGGGCGTCGCGGTGCAACCTGTCGTACCTGGCGCGCTCGGACGCGGTGGCGAGCGACCGCAGCGGGGGTTCGTGGGCGACGAGGACACTCACCCGCCGCGGCCGGCGCCACGCGAGTTCCAAGCCGATGACCGCGCCGGTGCTGCACCCGAACACGCTGACGGGGGCCTCGCCGAAGATGTGGTCGGCCAGCGCGGCCGCGTCCTCGGCATGCCGTTCGAGTGACACCGGGCGCCCCGGGTCGTCCACCACGGTGCGGGTCTGGCCCCGCCGGTCGTAGGTCAGAACGGCGTAGGTCTCGGCGAGCCGGGTGGCGAGCAGATCGGCGCAGTGCGCGTCCCCGCCGCCGCTGGGCAGCAGCATGAGGGGCGGGCCGGCACCGCGCACGACGTAGTAGAAGTCCGCGCCGTCGCCCCGAAACGTCCCGATCCGGTCAGCGGCCACCGTCGTCCCCGCCGTGGCTCTGGAACTGCTCCGCCCGCGCGAGATCACCGTTGGTGAGACCGTGCCGTCGGAAGTACATCCGTGGGTTGAAGTACACCGCGATCCGTGCGGGGCCGTGGGGGGAGCGCTGTGCGCTGAGGAACGAGTGCGCGTACATCTCCTTGTCCGCCTCGCCGCCCATGAAGAACCGCGCGCAGCGCTCGTAGGCGTCGCGGCTGCGCGCCGACACGTCGTAGGCGTCGAGGACCTCGCGGATCATCCACTGCGCCTCCGCGTCGGAGCGGCAGCGCGGGGTCAGCCCGAACTGGTGCATCACCGACTCGATCGGAC is part of the Micromonospora olivasterospora genome and encodes:
- a CDS encoding acyl carrier protein, whose translation is MLPENDTLLQGLQKMYATVLELPEEVVTPDVDLEAELGLDSLQHRIVLARAGELWAVDTGDSESPATLTLRSVADLLRRSDSTTEA
- a CDS encoding ACP S-malonyltransferase, yielding MVTAFMFPGAGSYFSAPFAHYSPGRRIATEVAERIDPVSAAYGWSSVLSESDLDSWDPLSELRTYHLQLCCWRILEEELGLGADIVFGHSLGEITSLVAAGGLTVEDGARLLCERARSLESYAQPTGATAAFMVSPAEAEEFARQGEDVVVAATNSPTQVILSGPAEQVRRLLRIADSRGILATRLRTGPYPQHHPCLDSALQHYLESVRGIQPGVLRTAVYSTILGRRLAPDDDLLAMIGAQLVRPLNFPNAVTELREAGVDRFVECGLRDSLSRFVVEITGGDTCVLTPFRTRPTDANIQQYRKE
- a CDS encoding acetylxylan esterase, which codes for MPLTDLPLAELAGYRPVRREPADFDEFWADTLAEAARRELDATFEPVDSPLRVITVYDVTFSGFGGDRVKAWLAVPAGVEEPLPCVVEFPGYGGGRGLPHENLLYAASGYAHLFMDVRGQGSGWSAGATPDHEPAGGNPQHPGFVTRGVLDPRTHYYRRVVTDAVRAVQAARAHPLVDPDRVVATGISQGGGLSLAVAALDPRLRAVAPDVPFLCDFRRGAELATAGPYQEIVNYLKVHRGNVERVFDTLSYVDGVNFAARGRCPALFSVALMDASCPASTVFGAYHHYAGPCRMEVYPFNGHEGGESVQDEVRLRFFAEVLAAGGDSAG
- a CDS encoding ATP-binding protein, producing MPAGLPAPTAAELSAAVQAALDNVRRHAGPGAHAWVLLEDEADLVRVTVRDNGIGFPPRRGWSRQPRRAGWASPVRGVGGRDVSTSWPPDRSTTGPAAGRYQIHGQDRVMRTSIRPSCGTRSVCTRRRASRR
- a CDS encoding alpha/beta fold hydrolase → MAADRIGTFRGDGADFYYVVRGAGPPLMLLPSGGGDAHCADLLATRLAETYAVLTYDRRGQTRTVVDDPGRPVSLERHAEDAAALADHIFGEAPVSVFGCSTGAVIGLELAWRRPRRVSVLVAHEPPLRSLATASERARYDRLHRDARRVHAESGWPAALKIMRAGFGDPSHDPRDHEDEVVWEPASGRTVANINAFLTGEARATWEYRIGAAGWAALRAGATTIVPATGRATDTFPSRCAARLAALLGEHLADLPGGHEGYRTHPGAFGAALHGLLTSRGPTGGSTCRG